One region of Chryseobacterium wanjuense genomic DNA includes:
- a CDS encoding HamA C-terminal domain-containing protein, whose product MLETNIESKFLNLFYHDLQDQILDNDNTLNLFTLKVKNNAFAYDELIEELGDNLCHFALSRQNVKKLIEEQKFNTLVQTAKSKLRNHNINEGELGEILLYCILESYLKAPKILTKLELKTANNDYVKGADGVHLLKVDDKNYQLIFGESKLESNVKNGIYSAFGSIKNFLTKEGKSKYEIELLNTNLAKESFDNDSYEILKKIIIPSAKDDETYLDYSFGIFLGFNIEINDEERKMSNSDFRTCIREKVKTHIQENLTSINFQLQKSEFTGYKFYVYIIPFSDIAEKRKEIIEQITL is encoded by the coding sequence ATGCTAGAAACAAATATAGAAAGTAAATTTCTTAATCTTTTTTATCATGACTTACAGGACCAAATTCTTGATAATGATAATACGTTAAACTTATTTACATTAAAAGTAAAGAATAATGCTTTTGCTTATGATGAGTTAATTGAAGAATTAGGTGATAATTTATGTCATTTTGCATTATCAAGACAGAATGTTAAGAAGTTAATTGAAGAGCAAAAGTTTAATACACTTGTTCAAACAGCCAAATCCAAACTTAGAAATCATAATATTAATGAAGGAGAACTTGGAGAAATACTTTTGTACTGTATTCTTGAATCCTATTTAAAAGCTCCCAAAATACTTACAAAGTTAGAATTAAAAACAGCTAATAATGATTATGTTAAAGGTGCTGATGGTGTACATTTATTGAAGGTAGATGATAAAAACTATCAACTAATTTTTGGTGAATCAAAACTTGAGTCAAATGTTAAAAATGGGATTTATTCTGCATTTGGCTCAATAAAAAATTTTTTAACAAAAGAGGGAAAATCTAAATACGAAATAGAATTACTAAATACTAATTTAGCAAAAGAATCTTTTGATAATGACAGTTACGAAATTTTAAAAAAGATAATTATTCCAAGCGCAAAAGATGATGAAACATATTTAGATTATTCTTTTGGAATATTTCTAGGTTTTAATATTGAAATTAATGATGAAGAAAGAAAAATGTCGAATTCAGATTTTAGAACGTGTATAAGAGAAAAAGTAAAAACCCACATACAAGAAAATCTTACTTCAATAAATTTTCAATTACAAAAAAGTGAATTTACTGGATATAAATTTTATGTTTATATAATTCCATTTAGTGACATTGCTGAGAAAAGAAAAGAAATTATAGA